In one Pseudomonas sp. SCA2728.1_7 genomic region, the following are encoded:
- the gshA gene encoding glutamate--cysteine ligase produces the protein MSELLNRRLALLGERANLSLLEQCLHGIERECLRVTSEGRLAQTPHPEALGSALTNEQITTDYSESLLEFITPALPDPADTLASLDKIHRFAYSKLGNEYLWSPSMPCPLPAEEDIPIAYYGTSNIGQLKYVYRKGLALRYGKTMQCIAGIHYNFSLPEKLWPLLRETEGFVGTDRDFQSFSYIALIRNFRRYSWLLMYLFGASPALDAGFLRGRSHQLEQLDPDTLYLPYATSLRMSDLGYQSNAQAGLTPCYNDLASYTDSLRKAVATPYAPYVEVGTHKDGEWVQLNTNILQIENEYYSNIRPKRVTYTGERPIQALVARGIQYVEVRCLDINPFLPMGIDLTESRFLDAFLLYCALNDSPLLTNTSCGNATSNFLSVVKEGRRPGLQLQRDGESVEMKTWAAELLEQIAPLAALLDQSHGGDAHSKALDAQLAKVSDPSLTPSAQVLAAMAEHKESFAQFSLRQSQAHAEFFRSEPLAADEQAKFEELARTSLAAQAELEQNEVGDFDVFVGSYQASILAISN, from the coding sequence TTGAGCGAACTTCTCAACCGCCGCCTGGCTCTGCTCGGCGAGCGCGCTAACCTCTCTCTGCTCGAGCAGTGCCTGCACGGTATCGAACGTGAATGCCTGCGCGTGACCAGCGAAGGTCGCCTGGCGCAAACGCCGCACCCCGAAGCCTTGGGTTCCGCGCTGACCAACGAACAGATCACCACCGACTACTCCGAGTCGCTGCTGGAATTCATTACGCCTGCCCTGCCGGATCCGGCCGATACGCTGGCGAGCCTGGACAAGATTCATCGTTTTGCCTACAGCAAGCTCGGCAACGAGTACCTGTGGAGTCCATCGATGCCGTGCCCGTTGCCGGCCGAGGAAGATATCCCGATTGCCTATTACGGCACCTCCAACATCGGTCAGCTCAAGTACGTCTACCGCAAGGGCCTGGCCCTGCGGTACGGCAAGACCATGCAGTGCATTGCCGGGATCCACTACAACTTCTCCCTGCCGGAAAAGCTCTGGCCGCTGCTGCGCGAGACCGAAGGGTTTGTCGGCACCGATCGCGATTTTCAGTCGTTTTCCTACATCGCACTGATCCGCAATTTCCGTCGCTACAGCTGGCTGCTGATGTACCTGTTCGGTGCGTCGCCAGCGCTGGATGCCGGTTTCCTGCGTGGTCGTTCGCATCAGCTGGAACAGCTTGATCCGGACACCTTGTATCTGCCGTACGCGACCAGCCTGCGCATGAGTGACCTCGGTTACCAGAGCAACGCCCAGGCCGGTCTGACGCCGTGCTACAACGATCTGGCGAGCTACACCGACAGCCTGCGCAAAGCCGTGGCCACGCCGTACGCGCCGTACGTTGAAGTCGGCACGCACAAGGATGGCGAGTGGGTGCAGCTCAACACCAACATCCTGCAGATCGAAAACGAGTACTACTCCAACATCCGCCCGAAACGCGTGACCTACACCGGCGAGCGGCCGATTCAGGCGCTGGTGGCCCGTGGCATTCAGTACGTTGAAGTGCGTTGCCTGGACATCAACCCGTTCCTGCCGATGGGCATCGATCTCACTGAATCACGCTTCCTCGACGCGTTTCTGCTGTACTGCGCGTTGAACGACAGCCCGTTGCTGACCAACACTTCGTGCGGCAACGCGACGTCGAACTTCCTCAGCGTGGTCAAGGAAGGTCGTCGTCCGGGTCTGCAATTGCAGCGTGACGGTGAATCGGTCGAGATGAAGACTTGGGCGGCCGAGCTGCTGGAACAGATTGCTCCATTGGCGGCGTTGCTGGATCAGAGCCATGGCGGCGATGCGCACAGCAAGGCGCTCGATGCGCAACTGGCCAAGGTCAGTGATCCGTCCCTGACGCCATCCGCACAGGTGTTGGCGGCGATGGCTGAGCACAAGGAAAGCTTTGCGCAGTTCTCCCTGCGTCAGAGCCAGGCGCATGCCGAGTTCTTCCGCAGCGAGCCATTGGCGGCGGATGAGCAGGCGAAGTTTGAGGAGTTGGCACGTACTTCTTTGGCTGCGCAGGCTGAGCTGGAGCAGAACGAGGTTGGGGATTTTGATGTATTTGTCGGTTCGTATCAGGCGAGTATTTTGGCGATCAGTAACTAA
- the tauA gene encoding taurine ABC transporter substrate-binding protein, which yields MKLNFPLRLLAVASLAAASFLAQAADLTVAYQTTVDPAKVAQADGAYEKATKADIAWRKFDNGADIIAAIASGDVQIGYLGSSPLTAAITRKVPVETFLIATQIGAAEALVARDGSGIKTPQDLIGKKIAVPFVSTGHYSLLAALKHWNIDPSKVTVLNLAPPAIIAAWKRGDIDATYVWDPALGVAKENGKVLITSGELAKFGAPTFDAWIVRKDFAEKHPEIVTAFAKVTLDAYADYRKDPKAWLANQSNVDKLVKLSGAKASDIPLLLQGNVYPLAADQVVSLGAPTTKAITDTAAFLKEQGKVEAVLPDYAPYVSAKFITN from the coding sequence ATGAAACTGAATTTCCCGCTTCGCCTGCTCGCCGTAGCCTCCTTGGCTGCCGCGAGTTTTCTGGCTCAGGCCGCCGACCTCACTGTCGCCTACCAAACCACCGTTGACCCGGCGAAAGTCGCCCAGGCTGACGGCGCTTACGAAAAAGCCACCAAAGCCGATATCGCCTGGCGCAAGTTCGACAACGGCGCCGACATCATTGCCGCCATCGCCTCCGGTGACGTGCAGATCGGCTACCTCGGCTCGAGTCCGCTGACCGCTGCGATCACCCGCAAAGTCCCGGTCGAAACCTTCCTCATCGCCACCCAGATCGGCGCTGCCGAAGCACTGGTCGCCCGTGACGGTTCCGGCATCAAGACTCCGCAAGATCTGATCGGCAAGAAAATCGCCGTGCCGTTCGTTTCCACCGGTCACTACAGCCTGCTCGCGGCGCTGAAGCACTGGAACATCGACCCATCGAAAGTCACCGTGCTCAACCTCGCCCCGCCAGCGATCATCGCCGCGTGGAAACGCGGTGACATCGACGCCACTTACGTGTGGGATCCGGCGCTGGGCGTGGCCAAGGAAAACGGCAAAGTGCTGATCACCTCCGGCGAACTGGCCAAGTTCGGTGCACCGACCTTCGATGCGTGGATCGTGCGCAAAGACTTCGCCGAGAAGCACCCGGAAATCGTCACCGCGTTCGCCAAGGTCACCCTCGACGCCTACGCCGACTACCGCAAAGACCCGAAAGCCTGGCTCGCCAATCAGTCCAACGTCGACAAGCTGGTGAAACTTTCCGGCGCCAAGGCCAGCGACATTCCGCTGTTGCTGCAAGGCAACGTCTACCCGCTCGCGGCTGATCAGGTCGTCAGCCTCGGCGCGCCGACCACCAAAGCCATCACTGACACCGCCGCGTTCCTCAAGGAGCAAGGCAAGGTCGAAGCCGTTCTGCCGGACTACGCGCCGTACGTCAGCGCCAAATTCATCACCAACTGA
- the tauB gene encoding taurine ABC transporter ATP-binding subunit, with the protein MALLQLERISAQYPGSPEPVLADISLTLGPQQLLVALGPSGSGKTSLLNLIAGFVEPSAGRITLDGVPVKGPSAERGVVFQDDALLPWQDVLANVAFGLELAGVAKDKREKIAREMLALVDLSGFENRRIWQLSGGQKQRVGLARALAADPRVLLMDEPFGALDAFTREQMQELLLQVWQRTAKPVFLITHDIEEAVFLATDLILLAPNPGQIVERLHLDFGQRYAAGESARAIKSDPRFIETREHVLSKVFSQRSAGQRQERA; encoded by the coding sequence ATGGCCTTGCTACAGCTGGAGCGCATCAGCGCACAGTACCCGGGCAGCCCCGAGCCGGTGCTGGCGGATATTTCTCTGACCTTGGGGCCCCAGCAATTGCTGGTCGCCCTCGGCCCGTCCGGCAGTGGCAAGACTTCGCTGTTGAACCTGATTGCCGGTTTCGTCGAACCGAGTGCCGGGCGCATCACCCTCGACGGCGTACCGGTCAAAGGCCCGAGCGCCGAACGTGGCGTGGTGTTCCAGGACGATGCTTTGCTGCCCTGGCAGGATGTATTGGCCAATGTCGCGTTCGGTCTGGAACTGGCCGGTGTTGCCAAAGACAAACGCGAAAAAATCGCCCGGGAAATGCTCGCGCTGGTTGATCTCTCTGGTTTCGAAAACCGTCGTATCTGGCAACTCTCCGGTGGCCAGAAACAGCGCGTCGGCCTCGCCCGCGCGCTCGCCGCTGACCCGCGCGTGTTGCTGATGGACGAACCCTTCGGCGCCCTCGACGCGTTCACCCGCGAACAGATGCAGGAGCTGTTGCTGCAAGTCTGGCAGCGCACGGCCAAGCCGGTTTTCCTGATTACCCATGACATTGAAGAAGCGGTGTTCCTCGCCACTGACCTGATTCTGCTCGCGCCGAATCCGGGGCAGATCGTTGAGCGCCTGCATCTAGACTTCGGTCAGCGTTATGCCGCCGGCGAATCCGCCCGCGCGATCAAATCCGATCCGCGTTTTATCGAAACCCGCGAACACGTATTGAGCAAAGTGTTCTCACAACGCAGCGCCGGGCAACGGCAGGAGCGCGCATGA
- the tauC gene encoding taurine ABC transporter permease TauC, translated as MSSYDVSSAAVKPVSASAAIPVRRSLSTRWISLLTLFALLAIWWAVTATGLIEPLFLPPPSAVLQKGWLLATTGYMDSTLWQHLGASLSRIGLGLVFAILTAVPVGIAIGANRIARGVLDPLIEFYRPIPPLAYLPLIVIWCGIGELSKVLLIYLAIFAPIAIATATGVRTVDPAKLRAAQSLGATRVQLIRHVILPSALPDILTGVRIGLGVGWSTLVAAELIAATSGLGFMVQSAAQFLVTDVVVLGILIIALIAFAMEMGLRALQRKLVPWHGQAH; from the coding sequence ATGAGCAGTTACGACGTTTCCTCGGCTGCGGTAAAACCGGTCAGCGCATCGGCGGCGATTCCCGTACGCCGCAGCCTTAGCACACGCTGGATCAGCTTGCTGACGCTGTTCGCTTTGTTGGCCATCTGGTGGGCGGTCACCGCCACCGGATTGATCGAGCCGCTGTTCCTGCCGCCACCCTCCGCCGTGCTGCAAAAAGGCTGGTTGCTGGCGACTACCGGGTACATGGATTCGACGCTGTGGCAGCACCTCGGCGCAAGCCTGAGCCGCATCGGTCTGGGCCTCGTTTTTGCGATTCTGACCGCTGTGCCGGTGGGCATTGCCATCGGCGCCAACCGCATCGCCCGTGGCGTGCTCGATCCGCTGATCGAGTTCTACCGCCCTATTCCACCGCTGGCTTATCTGCCGTTGATCGTGATCTGGTGCGGCATCGGTGAGTTGTCGAAAGTGCTGCTGATTTATCTGGCGATTTTCGCGCCGATTGCCATTGCTACCGCTACCGGCGTGCGCACAGTTGATCCAGCGAAATTGCGTGCCGCGCAGTCGCTGGGCGCGACTCGCGTGCAGCTGATTCGTCATGTGATTTTGCCGAGCGCGTTGCCGGACATTCTCACGGGCGTGCGCATTGGTCTGGGGGTGGGTTGGTCGACATTGGTCGCGGCGGAATTGATCGCCGCCACCAGTGGCTTGGGCTTCATGGTGCAGTCGGCCGCGCAATTCCTGGTCACCGACGTGGTGGTGCTAGGGATTCTGATCATCGCCCTGATCGCCTTCGCCATGGAAATGGGCCTGCGCGCCCTGCAGCGCAAACTGGTGCCGTGGCACGGCCAGGCCCACTGA
- the tauD gene encoding taurine dioxygenase, with protein MSSLNITPLSSALGAQISGVDISQPLSLEHRDAIEQALLKYQVLFFRNQPIEPSQQARFAAYFGDLHIHPIYPNVPEQPEVLILDTAVTDVRDNAIWHTDVTFLPTPAMGAVLSAKLLPEFGGDTLWASGIAAYEALSAPLKGLLEGLTATHDFTRSFPLERYGNTPEALAQWEEARRKNPPLSHPVIRTHPVSGRRSLFVNEGFTSKINELSETESEAILKFLFAHATRPEFTIRWRWQQDDIAFWDNRVTQHYAVDDYRPERRVMQRATVLGDVPFFR; from the coding sequence ATGAGCAGCCTCAACATCACCCCATTAAGCTCAGCCCTCGGCGCACAGATCAGCGGCGTCGACATCAGCCAGCCGCTGAGTCTGGAACACCGCGACGCCATCGAGCAGGCGCTGCTCAAATATCAAGTGCTGTTCTTCCGCAACCAGCCAATCGAGCCGTCACAACAGGCTCGTTTCGCCGCTTACTTCGGCGACCTGCACATTCACCCGATCTACCCGAACGTGCCGGAACAACCGGAAGTGCTGATCCTCGACACCGCCGTCACCGACGTGCGTGACAACGCGATCTGGCACACCGACGTGACCTTCCTGCCGACCCCGGCGATGGGCGCGGTGCTCAGCGCCAAGTTGCTGCCGGAGTTTGGTGGCGACACGTTGTGGGCCAGCGGCATTGCTGCGTATGAAGCGCTGTCGGCGCCGCTGAAAGGCTTGCTCGAAGGGCTGACCGCGACTCACGATTTCACCCGCTCGTTTCCGCTGGAGCGCTATGGCAACACGCCTGAAGCATTGGCGCAGTGGGAAGAGGCACGACGCAAGAATCCACCGCTGTCGCACCCGGTGATTCGTACGCACCCGGTCAGCGGGCGGCGGTCATTGTTCGTCAATGAAGGCTTCACGTCGAAGATCAATGAGCTGTCGGAAACCGAGAGCGAAGCGATTCTGAAGTTTCTGTTCGCCCATGCGACGCGGCCGGAATTCACCATTCGCTGGCGTTGGCAGCAGGACGATATTGCGTTCTGGGATAACCGCGTGACGCAGCATTACGCGGTAGATGACTACCGACCGGAGCGGCGGGTGATGCAGCGGGCGACGGTGTTGGGGGATGTGCCGTTTTTTCGTTGA
- the mgrA gene encoding L-glyceraldehyde 3-phosphate reductase, whose protein sequence is MTYTAAENRYDSIPYRRVGRSGLVLPALSLGLWHNFGDSTPIDTQRALLRTAFDLGINHFDLANNYGPPYGSAEINFGRLLREDFKQYRDELIISSKAGWDMWPGPYGQGGGSRKYVLASLDQSLQRLGLDYVDIFYSHRFDPDTPLEETASALATAVQQGKALYIGISSYSGVKTREIASLLKEWKVPLLIHQPAYNLLNRWVEKDLLDTTDELGTGVIAFTPLAQGLLTDKYLNGVPADARVNRPGGGSLQASHLSEANIAHVRALNEIAKRRGQSLAQLALAWTLRDPRVTSALIGASRPEQIIENVGALKNLSFSAEELAEIDRFAQEGGINLWERPSTAE, encoded by the coding sequence ATGACTTACACCGCTGCCGAAAACCGCTACGACTCCATCCCTTACCGCCGCGTCGGGCGCAGCGGTCTGGTGCTGCCGGCGCTGTCGCTGGGCCTGTGGCACAACTTCGGTGACAGCACGCCGATCGACACCCAGCGCGCCTTGCTGCGCACCGCGTTCGATCTGGGCATCAACCACTTCGACCTGGCCAACAACTACGGCCCGCCGTACGGCAGTGCCGAGATCAATTTCGGCCGTCTGCTGCGCGAAGACTTCAAGCAGTACCGCGATGAACTGATCATCTCCAGCAAGGCCGGTTGGGACATGTGGCCCGGCCCTTACGGTCAGGGCGGTGGCTCGCGCAAATACGTGTTGGCCAGCCTCGACCAGAGCCTGCAACGCCTGGGGCTCGACTATGTGGATATCTTCTATTCGCACCGCTTCGACCCGGACACCCCGCTGGAAGAAACCGCCAGCGCCCTCGCCACCGCCGTGCAACAGGGCAAGGCGTTGTACATCGGTATCTCGTCGTATTCCGGGGTGAAAACCCGCGAGATCGCTTCGCTGTTGAAAGAGTGGAAAGTGCCGTTGTTGATCCATCAACCGGCCTACAACCTGCTCAATCGTTGGGTGGAAAAAGATCTGCTGGATACCACCGATGAACTCGGCACGGGCGTGATCGCTTTCACGCCGCTGGCGCAAGGTCTGCTCACCGACAAATACCTCAACGGCGTGCCGGCGGATGCGCGGGTCAATCGTCCTGGCGGTGGTTCGTTGCAGGCTTCGCACTTGTCCGAGGCCAACATTGCTCATGTGCGGGCGTTGAATGAAATTGCCAAGCGTCGCGGTCAGAGCCTGGCGCAACTGGCGCTGGCGTGGACGCTGCGCGATCCGCGGGTGACCTCGGCACTGATTGGTGCGAGCCGGCCGGAGCAGATTATCGAGAACGTTGGGGCGTTGAAGAATCTGAGCTTTAGTGCTGAGGAGCTGGCGGAGATTGACCGGTTTGCTCAAGAGGGCGGGATCAATCTTTGGGAGAGGCCTTCGACGGCGGAGTAA
- a CDS encoding LLM class flavin-dependent oxidoreductase, which translates to MSRQLKLGAFLMATGHHVAAWRHPDVPANAGLDFAHYKRLAQIAEAAKFDALFVADSVAAPTQDIASRMARSDHFEPLTLLSALSAVTEHIGLIATATTSYNEPYHVARKFASLDHLSGGRAGWNLVTSDNAAEALNFGRDEHIGHAERYSRAREFHQVVTGLWDSWEDDAFARDKASGAYYDPAKLHVLDHVGEHFRVKGPLNVARSPQGQPVIVQAGSSETGRELAAQTAEVVFTAQTSLASAQAFYADLKGRLPKYGRSADSLKIMPGVFVVVGGTEAEAQEKCETFQQLVEPEVGVALLGRMLGNFDLSKYPLDGPLPELPLTESGQQSRQKLLTELAGRENLSLAQLGRKIAGGRGHYSLVGTPEQIADRLQEWFEQGAADGFNVLVPHLPGGLEDFANGVVPELQRRGLFRTEYEGRTLRENLGLARPGNRFV; encoded by the coding sequence ATGAGCAGACAGTTGAAACTCGGCGCGTTCCTTATGGCCACCGGGCACCACGTGGCGGCGTGGCGTCATCCGGATGTACCGGCGAATGCGGGACTGGATTTCGCCCATTACAAGCGGCTGGCGCAGATTGCCGAGGCGGCGAAGTTCGATGCGTTGTTTGTCGCTGACAGCGTCGCCGCGCCGACTCAGGACATCGCCAGCCGCATGGCGCGCTCTGATCACTTCGAACCGCTGACACTGCTCTCGGCGCTGAGTGCGGTGACCGAGCACATCGGCCTGATCGCCACGGCGACCACCAGTTACAACGAACCGTATCACGTGGCGCGCAAATTCGCTTCGCTCGATCATCTCTCGGGTGGGCGCGCGGGGTGGAATCTGGTGACCTCGGACAACGCCGCTGAGGCGCTGAATTTCGGGCGAGACGAACACATCGGTCACGCCGAACGCTACAGCCGCGCTCGGGAATTTCATCAGGTGGTCACCGGGCTTTGGGACAGTTGGGAGGATGATGCGTTTGCGCGCGACAAGGCCAGCGGGGCGTATTACGACCCTGCAAAGCTGCACGTGTTGGACCACGTCGGCGAGCACTTCCGGGTCAAAGGCCCACTGAACGTCGCGCGCTCGCCGCAGGGGCAACCGGTGATTGTTCAGGCCGGCTCTTCGGAAACCGGACGCGAGTTGGCGGCGCAGACGGCTGAAGTGGTATTCACCGCGCAGACTTCCCTGGCCAGTGCCCAGGCGTTTTACGCCGACCTCAAAGGACGCTTGCCCAAGTACGGGCGCAGCGCCGATTCGTTGAAAATCATGCCCGGAGTTTTTGTCGTCGTCGGCGGCACCGAAGCCGAGGCGCAGGAAAAGTGTGAAACGTTTCAGCAATTAGTCGAACCCGAGGTTGGCGTCGCCTTGCTTGGGCGTATGCTGGGCAACTTCGATTTGTCGAAGTACCCGCTGGATGGGCCGTTGCCTGAGCTACCGCTGACGGAAAGCGGTCAGCAGAGCCGGCAGAAATTGCTGACGGAATTGGCAGGGCGGGAGAACCTGAGCCTTGCGCAATTGGGTCGCAAGATTGCTGGCGGGCGCGGGCATTACAGCCTGGTCGGTACGCCCGAGCAGATCGCTGATCGCTTGCAGGAATGGTTCGAACAGGGCGCGGCGGACGGTTTCAACGTGCTGGTGCCGCACTTGCCCGGCGGGCTCGAAGACTTCGCCAATGGCGTGGTCCCGGAACTGCAACGGCGTGGGTTGTTCAGAACTGAATACGAAGGCCGGACGTTGCGCGAGAACCTTGGCCTGGCTCGACCCGGCAATCGATTTGTGTAA
- a CDS encoding TonB-dependent receptor has protein sequence MHNIPGATHTLTQSIRAAGWLFTGLAALPLPNAFAAESSDQEPTLKSVTVTATRREESLQKVPVAVSVIDGEQLERDNRNGVASIVQQVPSLNFRTGASNKDTSLFVRGVGTISTSPGVEPTVATVIDGVVYARPGQSTLDLLDLERVEVLRGPQGTLFGKNASAGVLNITSKAPTAETHGYIDQSYYSGNESRTRFGIGGSLIPDTLKGSISTLFGTYDGNVDNQHNGQEVNGYNHRGVRGKLEFTPNDDVTFTLIADYMQSHDDGPNGVVSKSLTPAFANALSPVNASSHNRDINTDTRSHVEDTNKGLSGQLDWQLGDYTLTSITAWRGWDNTQYQDGDRLGTVTAAFPGTADKGDLAFDQYSQELRLASPKGEFLEYVGGLFYMHGKDDETYQRTLTTTTRTDRGVADYSTTSDSYAVFGESTLNFTSDFRGIAGLRYTHDDLEYDHRRVSTSATTVSGIQPATSSSGSVDEDGWSGRLGVQYDLSDTVTTYLTYSRGYKGPAYNVFFNMQPRDTEALKPETSNTWEAGIKATSWNNRLTTNLAVFHSDYDNYQANFFDTVAGQVVTRLINAGSVSTEGVELDYALQATQQLKLSGALAYTRARIDEFACPAGAAASCNVNGKPLPFSPDWKSYVRADYSIPLDNGLDIELGTDYSWQSEVQYDISQNADTKQGAYGLWNASVALADYSNGWRVALLGKNLTDKSYSPLLASGGNYIYRAVPRDDERYFGVQLRKDF, from the coding sequence CGAACGGGATAACCGCAACGGCGTGGCGAGCATTGTTCAGCAGGTGCCATCGCTGAACTTTCGCACCGGCGCATCGAACAAGGACACCTCGTTGTTCGTGCGCGGCGTCGGCACGATTTCCACCTCGCCGGGCGTCGAACCGACCGTGGCGACGGTGATCGATGGTGTGGTCTACGCACGTCCTGGCCAATCCACTCTCGACTTACTGGATCTGGAACGCGTCGAAGTATTGCGCGGGCCGCAAGGCACGCTGTTTGGCAAAAACGCCTCGGCCGGTGTACTCAACATCACCAGCAAAGCACCGACCGCCGAGACCCACGGCTACATCGATCAGTCGTACTACAGCGGTAACGAAAGTCGTACCCGTTTCGGCATTGGCGGCAGCCTGATTCCGGATACGTTGAAAGGCTCGATCAGCACGCTGTTCGGCACCTACGACGGCAACGTCGACAACCAGCACAACGGCCAGGAGGTCAACGGCTACAACCATCGCGGCGTGCGCGGCAAACTCGAATTCACGCCGAATGACGACGTCACTTTCACCCTGATTGCCGACTACATGCAGTCCCACGACGACGGCCCCAACGGCGTTGTCAGTAAATCGCTGACCCCGGCCTTCGCCAATGCGCTGAGCCCGGTCAATGCGAGCAGCCACAACCGCGACATCAACACCGACACCCGCTCCCATGTCGAAGACACCAACAAAGGTCTGTCCGGCCAGCTCGACTGGCAACTGGGCGATTACACCCTGACGTCGATTACCGCGTGGCGTGGCTGGGACAATACGCAGTATCAGGACGGCGACCGTCTCGGTACGGTGACGGCGGCGTTCCCCGGCACGGCGGACAAGGGCGATCTGGCCTTCGATCAATATTCGCAAGAGCTGCGTTTGGCCTCGCCGAAGGGTGAATTCCTCGAATACGTCGGCGGCCTGTTCTACATGCACGGCAAGGACGACGAGACCTATCAGCGCACGCTGACAACGACCACGCGCACCGACCGTGGTGTCGCCGATTACAGCACCACCAGCGACAGCTATGCGGTGTTCGGTGAGAGCACGCTGAACTTCACCTCGGACTTTCGCGGCATCGCCGGCCTGCGCTACACCCACGATGATCTCGAATACGATCACCGCCGCGTCTCGACTTCGGCGACCACCGTCAGCGGCATCCAACCGGCGACCAGCAGTTCCGGTTCGGTGGACGAAGACGGCTGGTCCGGCCGCCTCGGTGTGCAATACGACTTGAGCGATACGGTCACCACTTACCTGACCTACTCGCGCGGCTACAAAGGCCCGGCCTACAACGTGTTCTTCAACATGCAGCCGCGCGACACCGAAGCACTCAAGCCGGAGACCTCGAACACCTGGGAAGCGGGCATCAAAGCCACTTCCTGGAACAATCGCCTGACCACCAACCTCGCGGTGTTCCACAGCGATTACGACAACTATCAGGCGAACTTCTTCGACACCGTCGCCGGGCAAGTGGTGACGCGTTTGATCAACGCTGGCAGCGTCAGCACCGAAGGTGTCGAACTCGATTACGCCTTGCAAGCGACCCAGCAACTGAAACTGTCCGGCGCACTGGCCTACACCCGCGCACGGATCGACGAATTCGCCTGCCCGGCGGGCGCGGCGGCGTCGTGCAACGTCAACGGCAAACCGCTGCCGTTCAGTCCTGACTGGAAAAGCTACGTGCGCGCCGACTACAGCATCCCGCTGGATAACGGTCTGGATATCGAACTGGGCACCGACTACAGCTGGCAGAGCGAAGTGCAGTACGACATCAGCCAGAACGCCGACACCAAGCAGGGTGCCTACGGCCTGTGGAACGCTAGCGTCGCGCTGGCCGATTACAGCAATGGCTGGCGCGTGGCGCTGCTGGGCAAGAACCTTACCGACAAATCCTATTCGCCGTTGCTGGCCAGCGGTGGCAATTACATCTATCGCGCCGTGCCACGGGATGACGAGCGCTACTTCGGCGTGCAACTGCGCAAGGATTTCTGA